The following coding sequences are from one Microbacterium wangchenii window:
- a CDS encoding ABC transporter permease, with protein MTTTAPVAPAAAPHTASLAPRAWRTPILLGALALITLVFFGLLGTDESVSFTWSSRGDAVQLDPFVASARVMGLVTGVLAVAAAAFAFWLAARRRKVPVWVTLIVGLAFLVALVSWVGAGGSVPVIFLLTGTIALSTPLVFGAIAGVIGERVGIVNIAIEGQLLAGACTAAMVASATGNQILALVAAMVSGALIAMVLAWFAISYLVDQVVVGVVLIGLVTAVTNFLYSAVLSPNSATLNDPGTLPRIAIPLLSEIPVLGPVLFEQRLTTYIMFLLVPLAWFVLFRTTWGLRIRALGEHPLAADTVGINVNRWRFWTVTVAGLVAGLGGATLTIGSVGAFVREMSAGQGFIALAAVILGRWNPWGAAIAALLFGFASNFRIWAGQAGSQVPTDIIEMVPYVVTIVAVAIVAGRVIGPRAAGKPYIKE; from the coding sequence GTGACCACGACCGCGCCCGTCGCCCCCGCCGCCGCGCCGCACACGGCCTCCCTCGCCCCGCGCGCGTGGCGAACGCCGATCCTCCTCGGCGCCCTCGCCCTCATCACACTGGTCTTCTTCGGCCTCCTCGGAACCGACGAGTCGGTGTCGTTCACGTGGTCCAGCCGCGGCGACGCCGTCCAGCTCGACCCCTTCGTCGCCTCCGCGCGCGTGATGGGGCTGGTGACCGGCGTGCTGGCCGTGGCCGCGGCGGCGTTCGCGTTCTGGCTCGCGGCGCGCCGCCGCAAGGTGCCGGTGTGGGTGACCCTCATCGTGGGCCTGGCGTTCCTCGTCGCGCTCGTGTCGTGGGTGGGCGCGGGCGGCTCGGTGCCGGTGATCTTCCTCCTCACCGGCACGATCGCCCTGTCCACGCCGCTGGTGTTCGGGGCGATCGCCGGTGTCATCGGCGAACGCGTCGGCATCGTGAACATCGCGATCGAGGGCCAGCTGCTGGCGGGCGCGTGCACCGCGGCCATGGTGGCCTCGGCCACCGGCAACCAGATCCTGGCGCTGGTGGCGGCGATGGTCTCCGGCGCCCTCATCGCGATGGTGCTCGCCTGGTTCGCCATCAGCTACCTCGTCGATCAGGTGGTCGTCGGCGTCGTGCTCATCGGCCTGGTCACCGCGGTGACCAACTTCCTCTACTCGGCGGTGCTGTCACCCAACTCCGCCACGCTGAACGACCCCGGCACGCTGCCGCGCATCGCCATCCCGCTCCTGTCCGAGATCCCCGTTCTCGGACCGGTGCTGTTCGAGCAGCGCCTGACGACCTACATCATGTTCCTGCTGGTGCCGCTGGCGTGGTTCGTGCTCTTCCGCACCACGTGGGGCCTGCGCATCCGCGCCCTCGGGGAGCACCCCCTGGCGGCGGACACGGTCGGCATCAACGTCAACCGCTGGCGATTCTGGACGGTGACCGTGGCGGGCCTGGTCGCGGGCCTCGGCGGGGCCACCCTCACGATCGGCTCCGTGGGCGCCTTCGTCCGGGAGATGAGCGCAGGCCAGGGGTTCATCGCGCTGGCCGCCGTCATCCTCGGGCGGTGGAACCCGTGGGGCGCGGCGATCGCGGCGCTGCTGTTCGGGTTCGCGAGCAACTTCCGCATCTGGGCCGGTCAGGCCGGATCCCAGGTTCCCACCGACATCATCGAGATGGTGCCCTATGTGGTGACCATCGTGGCCGTGGCGATCGTGGCCGGCCGGGTCATCGGCCCCAGGGCCGCCGGCAAACCGTACATCAAGGAGTGA
- a CDS encoding alpha/beta hydrolase, which yields MTAGGSPASPRRRGRRILAWVLGAVGGVAVLSLAGVVIWSQVGVYRAEPRPVADVRADSAIAVTDGAAGIVLAPAGGGSGDGLVFIPGAKVDPWAYAPTLAGAVAEEGLTVVITRPWLGVAFFDPRALSAFTELAPDVSSWAVGGHSLGGVRACQLATEADALVLFASYCAADLSGSGLPVLSISGSEDGLSTPEKIADAAATLPSGTVFVEIPGASHSSFGAYGPQDGDGTPAVSDATMAAALTAALSAFLPVP from the coding sequence GTGACGGCGGGCGGCTCCCCCGCGTCTCCGCGACGCCGCGGCCGGCGCATCCTCGCGTGGGTTCTGGGGGCCGTCGGGGGCGTTGCCGTGCTGTCGCTGGCAGGCGTCGTCATCTGGAGTCAGGTCGGGGTGTACCGCGCCGAGCCCCGGCCGGTCGCCGACGTGCGGGCGGACTCCGCGATCGCGGTGACCGACGGCGCGGCCGGGATCGTGCTGGCTCCAGCAGGCGGCGGGAGCGGCGACGGGCTCGTCTTCATCCCCGGCGCGAAGGTCGATCCGTGGGCGTACGCCCCGACCCTCGCCGGGGCGGTGGCCGAGGAGGGGCTCACGGTCGTCATCACGCGGCCGTGGCTGGGCGTCGCGTTCTTCGACCCGCGGGCGCTGTCGGCGTTCACCGAGCTCGCCCCCGACGTGTCGTCGTGGGCGGTGGGTGGGCACTCGCTGGGCGGAGTGCGCGCGTGTCAGCTCGCGACGGAGGCGGACGCTCTGGTGCTCTTCGCCTCGTACTGCGCGGCCGACCTCAGCGGCAGCGGGCTTCCGGTGCTGAGCATCTCCGGGTCGGAAGACGGCCTCTCCACGCCCGAGAAGATCGCCGACGCCGCGGCGACCCTCCCCTCCGGCACGGTGTTCGTGGAGATCCCGGGCGCCTCGCATTCCTCCTTCGGCGCCTACGGGCCGCAGGACGGCGACGGCACGCCGGCCGTCTCCGACGCCACGATGGCCGCTGCGCTCACCGCCGCCCTCTCCGCCTTCCTCCCCGTCCCCTGA
- a CDS encoding PTS sugar transporter subunit IIA — protein sequence MTREVLGIGQVRIHSGSATREEAMKEAADILEAAGAVTSGYFDAMQQREETVSTYMGNELAIPHGTNETKQTILESGLSVVRYDGGVDWGGEPVTFVVGIAGKGDEHLEILSQIAILFSDEDEVERLKKAQTPEELYTALSAVNQ from the coding sequence ATGACACGGGAAGTCCTCGGAATCGGGCAGGTGCGCATCCACTCCGGCAGTGCCACGCGGGAGGAGGCGATGAAGGAGGCCGCCGACATCCTCGAGGCCGCGGGCGCCGTCACGAGCGGCTACTTCGACGCCATGCAGCAGCGCGAGGAGACCGTCTCGACCTACATGGGCAACGAGCTGGCCATCCCCCACGGCACCAACGAGACCAAGCAGACCATCCTGGAGTCGGGACTGTCGGTCGTGCGCTACGACGGCGGCGTGGATTGGGGCGGCGAGCCGGTGACGTTCGTCGTGGGCATCGCCGGCAAGGGCGATGAGCACCTGGAGATCCTCTCCCAGATCGCCATCCTGTTCTCCGACGAGGACGAGGTGGAGCGGCTGAAGAAGGCGCAGACCCCCGAGGAGCTGTACACGGCGCTCTCGGCGGTCAACCAGTGA
- a CDS encoding ABC transporter ATP-binding protein — MKLELRGITKRFGPLVANDAVDLTVESGQIHALLGENGAGKSTLMNVLFGLYQPDEGEILLDDVPQHFSGPGQAMAAGIGMVHQHFMLIPVFTVAENVILGHEPSRGGVLDLPAARALVREISDRFGFDIDPDAVVGDLPVGAQQRVEIIKALARDARVLVLDEPTAVLTPQETDELMATMRRLADGGTSIVFITHKLREVRAVADTITVIRLGRVVGEAAPTATNDELAALMVGRAVELTVHKDPPRLGAEALVVENLTVFGPAGERLLDDVSFTIRAGEVLAVAGVQGNGQTELTEALVGLRDRVQGSIRLDGQELSSAHVRHVLDSGVGFVPEDRKVDGLVAEFTVAENLMLDRSFAGPFTKGPAIDFAHRDRFADEAIAEFDIRTPHRDVLVGRLSGGNQQKVVLARELGRDLKLFVASQPTRGVDVGSIEFIHERIVQIRDSGIPVLIISTELDEVVALADRIAVMYRGAIIDIVPADAPRERLGRLMAGVHE, encoded by the coding sequence GGCCAACGACGCCGTCGACCTCACCGTCGAGTCAGGGCAGATCCACGCCCTGCTGGGGGAGAATGGCGCCGGCAAGTCGACCCTCATGAACGTGCTGTTCGGTCTCTATCAGCCCGATGAGGGCGAGATCCTCCTGGACGACGTCCCGCAGCACTTCTCCGGGCCCGGCCAGGCGATGGCCGCCGGCATCGGGATGGTGCATCAGCACTTCATGCTGATCCCCGTCTTCACCGTGGCAGAGAACGTGATCCTCGGCCATGAGCCCAGCCGCGGCGGGGTCCTGGACCTGCCGGCGGCACGGGCTCTCGTGCGGGAGATCTCCGACCGGTTCGGGTTCGACATCGACCCGGATGCGGTCGTCGGCGACCTGCCCGTCGGTGCTCAGCAGCGCGTGGAGATCATCAAGGCCCTCGCCCGTGATGCTCGCGTGCTCGTCCTGGACGAGCCCACCGCCGTCCTCACCCCGCAGGAGACCGACGAGCTGATGGCGACGATGCGCCGCCTCGCCGACGGCGGCACCTCCATCGTCTTCATCACCCACAAGCTCCGCGAAGTGCGCGCCGTCGCCGACACGATCACCGTCATCCGGCTCGGCCGGGTGGTGGGCGAAGCCGCCCCCACCGCCACCAACGACGAGCTCGCCGCCCTCATGGTCGGGCGCGCCGTCGAGCTCACCGTGCACAAGGACCCGCCCCGGCTGGGCGCCGAGGCCCTCGTGGTGGAGAACCTCACCGTCTTCGGTCCGGCCGGCGAACGCCTGCTCGACGACGTGTCGTTCACGATCCGCGCCGGCGAGGTGCTGGCCGTGGCCGGCGTGCAGGGCAACGGCCAGACCGAGCTCACCGAGGCCCTCGTGGGCCTGCGCGACCGCGTGCAGGGCAGCATCCGCCTCGACGGTCAGGAGCTCTCCTCCGCGCACGTGCGTCACGTGCTGGACAGCGGTGTGGGATTCGTCCCGGAAGACCGCAAGGTCGACGGGCTCGTCGCCGAGTTCACGGTCGCCGAGAACCTCATGCTCGACCGCTCCTTCGCCGGCCCGTTCACGAAGGGCCCGGCCATCGACTTCGCCCACCGCGACCGGTTCGCCGACGAGGCGATCGCCGAATTCGACATCCGCACGCCGCACCGCGACGTCCTGGTCGGGCGCCTGTCCGGCGGCAACCAGCAGAAGGTGGTGCTGGCCCGCGAACTGGGGCGCGACCTCAAGCTCTTCGTGGCCTCCCAGCCCACGCGGGGGGTGGATGTGGGGTCCATCGAGTTCATCCACGAGCGCATCGTGCAGATCCGCGACTCGGGCATCCCCGTGCTGATCATCTCCACCGAGCTGGACGAGGTGGTCGCCCTCGCCGACCGGATCGCGGTCATGTACCGCGGCGCGATCATCGACATCGTCCCCGCCGACGCCCCGCGTGAGCGCCTCGGCCGCCTCATGGCAGGAGTGCACGAATGA
- a CDS encoding mannitol-1-phosphate 5-dehydrogenase, with translation MSTAVHFGAGNIGRGFVGLLLHQGGYDLVFADVSEPLVDAINAASEYTVHEVGEGGVDTVVTGFRAINSATDAPALVEAIASADIVTTAVGPTILRFVAPHIVAGLGLRDPAAAPLKVMACENAIGATDTLREEMAAAAGDAWDAVSARAVFANTAVDRIVPAQEPGGGIDVTVEPFYEWAIERGPFGDEPPHIPGAHFVDDLAPYIERKLFTVNTGHAATAYFGAAAGIERISDALAEPAIAGKVDAALRETSELLIRKHDLDPAAQHEYRETILRRFRNPALPDTVWRVGRQPLRKLSRHERFVGPAAEAIEHGLPVDALVAAMAAALAFDDPEDAQAVDMQRMLRELPAAEFTEAVTGLEPQHPLFPRIQRIVESRQAEIPS, from the coding sequence GTGAGCACCGCCGTCCACTTCGGCGCCGGCAACATCGGGCGCGGATTCGTCGGGCTGCTGCTGCACCAGGGCGGGTACGACCTCGTCTTCGCCGACGTGTCCGAGCCTCTCGTGGACGCCATCAACGCCGCATCCGAGTACACCGTCCACGAGGTGGGCGAGGGCGGCGTCGACACGGTCGTCACCGGCTTCCGGGCCATCAACAGCGCCACGGATGCGCCGGCGCTCGTCGAGGCGATCGCTTCGGCCGACATCGTGACGACGGCCGTCGGACCCACGATCCTGAGGTTCGTCGCGCCGCACATCGTGGCAGGTCTGGGGCTGCGCGACCCCGCCGCGGCGCCGCTGAAGGTCATGGCGTGCGAGAACGCGATCGGGGCCACCGACACCCTGCGGGAGGAGATGGCCGCCGCGGCCGGCGACGCGTGGGACGCCGTCTCCGCACGCGCCGTGTTCGCCAACACGGCCGTTGACCGCATCGTCCCCGCCCAGGAGCCCGGCGGCGGCATCGACGTGACCGTCGAGCCGTTCTACGAGTGGGCGATCGAACGCGGCCCCTTCGGCGACGAGCCGCCCCACATCCCCGGCGCGCACTTCGTCGACGACCTCGCGCCCTACATCGAACGCAAGCTCTTCACGGTCAACACCGGGCACGCCGCGACGGCGTACTTCGGCGCCGCGGCCGGCATCGAGCGGATCTCCGACGCCCTCGCCGAACCCGCCATCGCCGGCAAGGTCGACGCGGCGCTGCGGGAGACCTCCGAGCTGCTCATCCGCAAGCACGACCTCGATCCGGCCGCCCAGCACGAGTACCGGGAGACGATCCTGCGGCGTTTCCGCAATCCCGCGCTCCCGGACACCGTGTGGCGCGTCGGACGGCAGCCGCTGCGCAAGCTCTCCCGCCACGAGCGGTTCGTCGGGCCTGCCGCCGAGGCGATCGAACACGGGCTCCCCGTCGACGCCCTCGTCGCGGCCATGGCGGCAGCGCTCGCCTTCGACGACCCCGAGGACGCCCAGGCCGTGGACATGCAGCGGATGCTGCGCGAGCTGCCGGCGGCGGAGTTCACCGAGGCCGTCACGGGCCTCGAGCCGCAGCATCCGCTGTTCCCCCGCATCCAGCGCATCGTGGAATCCCGCCAGGCCGAGATCCCTTCGTGA
- a CDS encoding ABC transporter permease, whose amino-acid sequence MSQAQTDPAATEQPPRTRPSLGDVLHDIASGGIVRTAAAIVLSLVVASVLIVVTNQDVGRTLPYFFSRPTDFLQAAGQAIGDAYAALFRGSIYNYTASSAESAIRPLLESLRFAGPLIAAGLGVALTFRAGLFNIGGQGQMVIAAIWAAWASFQLHLPYGLHLVVAILFGLVGAAIWAGIAGFLKAATGAHEVIVTIMMNYIAVSLATFLMRTPVLHDMDSGNNPTTRPPDPTAVFPRIFAEFDLRWSFVLCIVAVGVFWWLMERSSLGFRLRMVGLNPDAARTAGVDVKRMYIVAMVLSGMFIGVAGLNQALGRDGNFGPTIDAGIGFDAITVALLGGSRAGGVLLAGLLFGMLRAAGPTMQLADVAPEILGVIQGLIVLFIAAPPLVRAIFRFLPVPREVTELNTGRKPQLEAKEAGQ is encoded by the coding sequence ATGAGCCAGGCGCAGACGGACCCGGCGGCGACCGAGCAGCCCCCGCGCACCCGCCCCTCCCTGGGCGACGTGCTGCACGACATCGCCTCGGGCGGAATCGTCCGCACCGCGGCGGCGATCGTGCTCTCGCTGGTGGTCGCCTCGGTGCTGATCGTCGTCACCAACCAAGACGTCGGGCGCACGCTGCCGTACTTCTTCTCCCGCCCCACCGACTTCCTCCAGGCGGCCGGCCAGGCGATCGGCGACGCGTATGCGGCGCTGTTCCGCGGCTCGATCTACAACTACACGGCGTCCTCGGCGGAGTCGGCGATCCGTCCGCTGCTGGAATCGCTGCGCTTCGCCGGCCCGCTCATCGCGGCGGGGCTGGGTGTGGCGCTGACCTTCCGTGCGGGCCTGTTCAACATCGGCGGCCAGGGCCAGATGGTCATCGCCGCGATCTGGGCGGCGTGGGCGTCGTTCCAGCTGCACCTGCCCTACGGACTGCACCTCGTCGTGGCGATCCTCTTCGGGCTCGTCGGTGCCGCGATCTGGGCCGGCATCGCCGGGTTCCTCAAGGCGGCCACCGGTGCCCACGAGGTCATCGTGACGATCATGATGAACTACATCGCGGTGTCGCTGGCGACCTTCCTGATGCGCACGCCGGTGCTGCACGACATGGACTCCGGCAACAACCCCACCACCCGGCCGCCGGATCCCACCGCCGTCTTCCCGCGGATCTTCGCGGAGTTCGACCTGCGGTGGAGCTTCGTGCTGTGCATCGTGGCCGTGGGAGTGTTCTGGTGGCTCATGGAGCGCTCGTCGCTCGGCTTCCGGTTGCGGATGGTGGGGCTGAACCCCGATGCGGCCCGCACCGCCGGCGTCGACGTCAAGCGCATGTACATCGTCGCGATGGTGCTGTCGGGCATGTTCATCGGGGTGGCGGGGCTCAACCAGGCCCTCGGCCGCGACGGCAACTTCGGCCCGACCATCGACGCCGGCATCGGCTTCGACGCCATCACCGTGGCGCTGCTCGGCGGCTCGCGTGCCGGCGGCGTGCTGCTGGCCGGGCTCCTGTTCGGGATGCTGCGGGCCGCTGGCCCCACCATGCAGCTGGCCGACGTGGCCCCCGAGATCCTCGGCGTCATCCAGGGGCTCATCGTGCTGTTCATCGCCGCGCCGCCGCTCGTGCGGGCGATCTTCCGGTTCCTGCCGGTGCCCCGCGAGGTCACAGAGCTGAACACCGGCCGCAAACCGCAGCTCGAGGCGAAGGAGGCGGGACAGTGA
- a CDS encoding adenosine deaminase, which yields MAIDPDGDTRIQGRSLRALPKVSLHDHLDGGVRPATVLDLADAAGLELPASDVDGLADWFAEQGDSGSLEEYLRTFEVTVGVTQSRAALTRVAREFVEDLAADGVIYGEVRWAPEQHVTGGLTLEEAVEAVQEGIEEGEDAAQDAGRDIRVSQLLTAMRHTDRSLEIARLAVDWRDRGVVGFDIAGPEDGFLPARHRAAFDHLAEEFFPVTVHAGEGAGLDSIRSALLDGRALRLGHGVRIAEDLDVIDREGDEVRVHLGELARWVRDREIALELSPSSNLQTGAVAAWGTTLEDHPFDLLYQLGFAVTVNVDNRTMSRTSLTRELALLAEAFDYGLDDVEAFQLNAAAASFLPIEEREELIDIISDAFARRR from the coding sequence ATGGCTATCGATCCCGACGGCGACACCCGCATCCAGGGGCGGTCGCTGCGCGCGCTGCCCAAGGTGTCGCTGCACGACCACCTCGACGGCGGCGTGCGTCCCGCGACCGTGCTCGACCTCGCCGATGCCGCAGGGCTCGAACTGCCCGCATCCGACGTCGACGGCCTCGCCGACTGGTTCGCCGAGCAGGGCGATTCCGGCTCGCTCGAGGAATACCTGAGGACCTTCGAGGTGACCGTCGGGGTCACCCAGTCCCGCGCGGCGCTCACGCGCGTCGCGCGCGAATTCGTCGAGGATCTCGCCGCAGACGGCGTCATCTACGGCGAGGTCCGGTGGGCACCCGAACAGCACGTGACCGGCGGGCTCACCCTCGAGGAGGCCGTCGAGGCCGTGCAGGAGGGCATCGAAGAGGGTGAGGACGCCGCGCAGGACGCCGGCCGCGACATCCGCGTCAGCCAGCTGCTCACCGCGATGCGTCACACCGACCGGTCACTGGAGATCGCACGCCTCGCGGTGGACTGGCGCGACCGCGGCGTCGTCGGGTTCGACATCGCCGGGCCCGAGGACGGCTTCCTCCCGGCCCGCCACCGGGCGGCGTTCGACCACCTCGCGGAGGAGTTCTTCCCCGTGACGGTGCACGCCGGCGAAGGCGCCGGGCTCGACAGCATCCGTTCGGCGCTGCTGGACGGCCGCGCCCTGCGGCTCGGGCACGGCGTGCGCATCGCGGAGGACCTCGACGTCATCGACCGTGAGGGCGACGAGGTGCGAGTGCACCTCGGCGAGCTCGCGCGGTGGGTGCGCGACCGTGAGATCGCGCTGGAGCTGTCGCCGTCGTCGAATCTGCAGACCGGTGCCGTCGCGGCGTGGGGAACGACGCTGGAGGACCACCCGTTCGACCTGCTGTACCAGCTCGGATTCGCGGTGACGGTCAACGTCGACAACCGCACGATGAGTCGCACGTCGCTCACGCGCGAGCTCGCGCTGCTCGCGGAGGCCTTCGACTACGGGCTGGATGACGTGGAGGCCTTCCAGCTGAACGCCGCTGCCGCCTCGTTCCTGCCGATCGAGGAGCGCGAGGAGCTGATCGACATCATCTCCGACGCCTTCGCCCGCCGCCGCTGA
- a CDS encoding type IV toxin-antitoxin system AbiEi family antitoxin domain-containing protein codes for MTTADPEVVPVLAARFWRTAELRAAGWTKVQLRAMVDLGRLIRVRQGRYAPGDLPAPLLEAARLGGRLDCVTLLALLGVFVRSVATLHVQFDNGASRLPPRPVEAVPHWRPSTGASHTLAADIIEALAQAVRCQAPRDAVATLDSAWHLGVVDEADIAGIFARLPLRYRALRGLLDKRSESGPETLMRLLLRALGCRVDVQVRIPTVGRVDLVIDGWLIVECDSRAYHEGWEAQRRDRRRDLAAAALGYTTVRPVAEDILFRYEDVVAAMKAVLAARDASGFPELLKTSRRRGENRPNRRWMRRH; via the coding sequence ATGACGACAGCAGATCCCGAGGTGGTGCCGGTCCTCGCGGCGCGGTTCTGGCGGACAGCGGAGCTGCGGGCCGCCGGCTGGACCAAGGTGCAGCTCCGTGCGATGGTCGACCTCGGTCGCCTGATCCGGGTGCGCCAAGGTCGCTACGCTCCCGGCGATCTGCCCGCCCCGCTCCTGGAGGCAGCACGCCTGGGCGGGCGGCTGGACTGCGTCACTCTGCTCGCCCTCCTCGGCGTGTTCGTCCGTTCCGTCGCGACGCTGCACGTGCAGTTCGACAACGGCGCGAGCCGGCTCCCACCTCGCCCCGTCGAGGCGGTGCCGCACTGGCGTCCCTCCACCGGGGCATCGCACACCCTCGCCGCCGACATCATCGAGGCCCTCGCCCAGGCCGTACGGTGCCAGGCTCCCCGGGATGCCGTCGCCACCCTCGACTCCGCGTGGCATCTCGGTGTGGTGGATGAGGCCGACATCGCCGGCATCTTCGCCCGGTTGCCCCTCCGCTATCGGGCCCTCCGCGGCCTCCTGGACAAACGGAGCGAATCCGGTCCGGAGACCCTGATGCGCCTCCTCCTCCGGGCGCTCGGATGCCGCGTCGACGTGCAGGTGCGGATCCCCACGGTGGGCCGGGTCGACCTCGTGATCGACGGCTGGCTCATCGTCGAGTGCGACAGTCGCGCCTATCACGAAGGGTGGGAGGCGCAACGGCGCGATCGTCGCCGCGACCTGGCCGCCGCGGCGCTCGGCTACACCACCGTGCGCCCCGTCGCCGAGGACATCCTGTTCCGGTACGAGGACGTCGTCGCCGCGATGAAGGCAGTCCTCGCGGCTCGGGACGCCTCCGGCTTCCCCGAACTCCTCAAGACTTCGCGCCGCCGCGGGGAAAACCGGCCGAACCGGCGGTGGATGCGTCGCCATTGA
- a CDS encoding thymidine phosphorylase, whose product MTDPAASAPVEPHDAIDVIRAKRDGGTVPEPALRWMIDAYTRGYVTDPQMSAFTMAVLLNGMDRDEIRVMTDAMIASGERMDFSSLGKPTVDKHSTGGVGDKITLPLAPLVASFGVAVPQLSGRGLGHTGGTLDKLESIPGWRAALSNDEILAQLADVGAVICAAGSGLAPADKKLYALRDVTGTVEAIPLIASSIMSKKIAEGTDALVLDVKFGSGAFIPDPDRARELARTMVALGTDSGVATTALLTDMSTPLGRTIGNANEVRESVEVLAGGGPADVVELTVALAREMLALAGRPDADVEKALAHGRAMDVWRRMIRAQDGDPDAALPQPRETHTVTADRGGVLTRVDALPFGIAAWRLGAGRARAQDPVIHAAGIDLHVQPGDTVTPGQPLFTLLADDGARFGRALDALTDAWSIGDDPLEPAPRVRERITA is encoded by the coding sequence ATGACCGATCCGGCAGCATCCGCCCCGGTGGAGCCGCACGACGCCATCGACGTCATCCGCGCCAAGCGCGACGGCGGGACGGTGCCCGAGCCCGCGCTGCGCTGGATGATCGACGCCTACACGCGCGGGTACGTCACCGACCCGCAGATGTCGGCGTTCACGATGGCGGTGCTGCTGAACGGCATGGACCGCGACGAGATCCGTGTGATGACCGACGCGATGATCGCCTCGGGGGAGCGCATGGACTTCTCCTCCCTGGGCAAGCCCACCGTCGACAAGCACTCCACCGGCGGCGTGGGCGACAAGATCACCCTGCCCCTGGCTCCGCTGGTCGCCAGTTTCGGCGTGGCCGTGCCGCAGCTGTCCGGGCGCGGACTGGGGCACACCGGTGGAACCCTGGACAAGCTCGAGTCGATCCCCGGCTGGCGCGCCGCGCTGTCCAACGACGAGATCCTCGCGCAGCTGGCCGACGTGGGCGCCGTGATCTGCGCCGCCGGGTCGGGCCTCGCGCCCGCCGACAAGAAGCTCTACGCGCTGCGGGATGTCACCGGCACCGTCGAGGCCATTCCGCTGATCGCTTCCAGCATCATGTCGAAGAAGATCGCCGAGGGCACCGACGCGCTCGTGCTGGATGTCAAATTCGGCTCCGGCGCCTTCATCCCCGATCCCGACCGGGCGCGGGAGCTCGCCCGCACGATGGTCGCGCTGGGCACCGATTCGGGCGTTGCCACCACGGCCCTCCTCACCGACATGAGCACGCCGCTGGGCCGTACGATCGGCAACGCCAACGAGGTGCGCGAATCGGTCGAGGTGCTCGCCGGCGGCGGCCCTGCCGACGTGGTCGAGCTGACGGTCGCCCTGGCGCGCGAGATGCTCGCCCTCGCCGGCCGCCCCGACGCCGACGTGGAGAAGGCGCTGGCCCACGGACGTGCGATGGACGTGTGGCGCCGGATGATCCGCGCCCAGGACGGCGACCCGGATGCGGCCCTCCCGCAGCCGCGCGAGACCCACACCGTCACCGCCGATCGCGGCGGGGTCCTGACCCGCGTCGACGCCCTCCCCTTCGGCATCGCCGCCTGGCGGCTGGGTGCGGGCCGAGCGCGTGCGCAGGACCCGGTCATCCACGCGGCGGGCATCGACCTGCACGTCCAGCCCGGCGACACCGTCACCCCGGGGCAGCCGCTGTTCACGCTGCTCGCCGACGACGGCGCGCGCTTCGGCCGTGCCCTGGACGCGCTCACGGATGCGTGGAGCATCGGCGACGACCCCCTCGAGCCCGCCCCCCGCGTCCGCGAACGCATCACCGCTTGA
- a CDS encoding cytidine deaminase, producing MTDIHWDELRSAATDAMQRAYAPYSRYKVGAAALVSDGRIVSGCNVENASYGVGLCAECGLVSDLHMSGGGQLVAFVCVNGEGQTIMPCGRCRQLLFEHAIPGMLLETVSGIRTIDEVLPDAFGPRDLDVRQTRSEDAGR from the coding sequence GTGACCGACATCCACTGGGACGAGCTGCGTTCGGCCGCGACCGACGCCATGCAGCGGGCCTACGCCCCCTACTCGCGCTACAAGGTCGGTGCCGCCGCGCTCGTCAGCGACGGTCGCATCGTCTCGGGCTGCAACGTGGAGAACGCCTCGTACGGCGTGGGCCTGTGCGCCGAATGCGGGCTCGTGTCCGACCTGCACATGTCCGGCGGCGGCCAGCTGGTGGCCTTCGTGTGCGTCAACGGCGAGGGGCAGACCATCATGCCGTGCGGCCGGTGCCGGCAGCTGCTGTTCGAGCACGCCATCCCGGGGATGCTGCTGGAGACGGTATCGGGCATCCGCACGATCGACGAGGTGCTGCCCGACGCGTTCGGGCCGCGTGACCTCGACGTCCGGCAGACGCGCAGCGAGGACGCCGGGAGATGA